A section of the Quercus lobata isolate SW786 unplaced genomic scaffold, ValleyOak3.0 Primary Assembly Scq3eQI_2009, whole genome shotgun sequence genome encodes:
- the LOC115973439 gene encoding uncharacterized protein LOC115973439 — MATDANQKVLPIAFAVVDKESGASWGWFLECLRTSIERVIENKDICIISDRHKGIKCAIREWPRGQGGRERVYHRYCLRHVASNFNTHFNNPTLKALALKAGYATCDAKFVSIMQTIKEAKINLLRGVDPTDRRIIRYMPYTYLMSEDVDKWTQSHDGGRRYGAMTTNISECFNGVLKGARGLPIAAMVEFTYFKLVAYFHNRHKQITSDLSRGKVWSDYAMEIYNKNEQKIAGHTLRNYNHAEGIYQVVTPYNDHRAGGGNHSHDVRIFDRTCGCGKWQNLKIPCSHAIKVLKSLHLDAPSYIDPCYSLNNAILTYSHNFVVPKSESLWTDVRGPRWVPDPRLLRAKGRPTMSRIRNEMDGVRRERGSRREDPELREIQPRQRCRVCHQEGHNRRCCPNSHGASTSGSAMN; from the coding sequence ATGGCAACCGATGCTAATCAAAAGGTTTTGCCTATCGCCTTTGCTGTTGTGGACAAGGAGTCAGGGGctagttgggggtggtttttaGAGTGTCTCAGGACTTCGATAGAGCGTGTTATTGAAAACAAGGATATTTGCATTATTTCTGACCGACATAAAGGTATCAAATGTGCCATTCGAGAGTGGCCTAGAGGGCAAGGCGGAAGAGAACGGGTATATCATcgatattgccttcgacatgttgctagcaacttcaacacacATTTTAATAACCCGACTCTAAAGGCATTGGCCTTGAAAGCTGGATATGCGACTTGTGATGCTAAATTTGTGTCTATAATGCAAACCATTAAGGAGGCCAAGATTAATTTACTGAGGGGTGTAGACCCTACTGATCGCCGGATTATACGTTATATGCCATACACATATCTAATGAGTGAGGATGTAGACAAATGGACccagtcacatgatggtggaagacgttacggggcaatgacaaccaatatctCTGAGTGCTTTAATGGGGTTCTTAAAGGTGCCCGCGGTTTGCCCATTGCTGCAATGGTTGAGTTCACTTATTTTaaacttgttgcatatttccacaatcgacataaacaaattacttcTGATCTCTCTCGAGGTAAGGTGTGGAGTGATTATGCAATGGAgatctataacaaaaatgagCAGAAAATTGCAGGACACACTCTGAGGAATTATAATCATGCAGAGGGTATATATCAAGTGGTTACCCCGTATAACGACCATAGAGCTGGAGGGGGAAATCACAGTCATGATGTGCGCATATTTGATAGAACCTGTGGTTGTGGAAAGTGGCAAAACTTGaagatcccttgttcacatgcaattaaagttCTTAAAAGTCTGCATCTCGATGCGCCCAGCTATATTGACCCATGTTACAGTCTGAACAATGCCATTCTCACATATTCACATAattttgtggtgccaaagtcAGAGTCATTATGGACAGACGTTCGCGGACCACGGTGGGTGCCTGACCCACGATTGTTGCGGGCCAAAGGTCGTCCTACGATgtcaagaataaggaatgaaatggatgggGTACGGCGAGAACGGGGAAGCCGGAGGGAAGATCCGGAGTTGAGGGAGATTCAACCGAGGCAACGATGTAGAGTGTGTCATCAAGAGGGGCATAACCGTAGATGCTGTCCCAATTCCCATGGGGCTTCGACAAGTGGTAGTGCTATGAACTAG
- the LOC115973434 gene encoding 26S proteasome regulatory subunit 8 homolog A-like, translating into MFALWERRVDVTQEDFEMVVAKVHLERKYVVDIDKNIDITNITPSTRVALRNDSYVLHLILQSKVDPLVNLMKVEKVPDSTYDMIGGLDQQIKEIKEVCLVYPFTFCI; encoded by the exons ATGTTTGCTCTGTGGGAGAGGAGGGTTGATGTAACACAAGAAGATTTTGAGATGGTAGTGGCAAAG GTTCATCTTGAACGGAAATATGTTGTTGACATTGATAAAAATATCGATATCACCAACATAACTCCATCAACAAGAGTTGCTCTCCGTAATGACAGTTATGTGCTTCATTTAATCTTGCAAAGCAAAGTTGATCCATTGGTCAACCTCATGAAAGTTGAAAAGGTTCCAGATTCCACATATGACATGATTGGCGGTCTTGACCagcaaattaaagagataaaggaGGTTTGCCTCGTGTACCCTTTTACTTTCTGCATTTAA
- the LOC115973438 gene encoding N-acylneuraminate-9-phosphatase-like: MFLFFFNCRYVNDARPFWQYIVSYSTGCSDSQYFEELYNYYSTNKAWHLCDPDAENVFKALRKAGVKLGVVSNFDTRLRPLMRSLNCDHWFDAVAVSAEVEAEKPNPTIFLKACDLLGVKPEDAVHVGDHRRNDIWGATDAGCDAWLWGSEVHSFKEDLAY; the protein is encoded by the exons atgtttttgtttttcttcaattGCAGATATGTCAATGATGCAAGGCCTTTCTGGCAATATATAGTCAGTTACTCCACTGGCTGTTCAGATTCCCAGTACTTTGAAGAACTTTACAACTACTATAGCACTAACAAG GCTTGGCACCTCTGTGATCCTGATGCTGAGAATGTATTTAAAGCTCTTAGGAAAGCAGGCGTGAAGTTGGGTGTTGTGTCAAATTTTGACACTCGGTTAAGACCTTTAATGCGATCTCTAAACTGTGACCATTGGTTTGATGCTGTGGCAGTTTCAGCTGAA GTTGAAGCAGAGAAGCCAAATCCAACAATATTTCTAAAAGCTTGTGATTTATTGGGAGTAAAGCCCGAGGATGCTGTACATGTAGGGGATCACCGTAGGAATGATATATGGGGTGCTACAGATGCAGGCTGTGATGCTTGGCTTTGGGGAAGTGAAGTTCACTCTTTTAAGGAG GACCTAGCATATTGA